One window of the Chitinophaga niabensis genome contains the following:
- a CDS encoding fibronectin type III domain-containing protein has product MLKSCIILPVLLLSLVMHTNAIIRVPADWKQKGFIIQLKDDLRHPDISWPVTLLEYQLDFGTNGPADGHFSVIDERSGKQVAFQLTDRGEKNGRATLLLLSDLPSGGERRFRLSANAAEFSASVHIRQEKGNVVMSNGLLQLTIPSPGTIIPQPPVIRFGNMATGELPAAFSKAGMQVKQLEKGPLRVTYEVAYTFPGNKRYKTLIRLTAAMEFAELEEIMSGFSEKDAMAWRLVWNGLRPTVRYASTRSSGTQREPMEGYSEQLFSEKHPYQRSDQQNDSAGTLPFRLSVYDNWMSWWRLPTAAFWNEEAGSVTAGLFIKDAEKWNDGQYPIGGSKPGLSIYYHWKNNILDYSFPLVTGSRSTSLAVYPHQKDSASRFAYIEELRRYYGWISLNKTKDWILDYEAPDGVSPKYFKPELAAGKLSTGGLEQSLRNMVGSVAKGTERNGGPTPVGLRVCYESLAPSFDINGNKMDAAQYKKLRAWFLFMSYVCMDESLMPMRNMLSGHPNFLMDIKTVPALCAFLFPGHPQAKEMAAHFEKALQLNYNFHIRPAVLPWNAKAGRWTENLATYTWAALRPALRTVFLLQHYYDGKNRMLQPGVSALGDWLLHTLTPPMQFSGNRHTYPPQGAHAQDFKEGPPDLLRALAQQLVYYDPLLAEHIFWATSHTDKPFEGEKEKTAVWKELLNGEWAANKGTAPDLRSAKYTGYGMILRKADMQVWLQQIDNGPNYRWGRAAGGGNGVIYYYANGKRYSFNGPEDVGDGPFGDVERCTNFGVKKAPGYREMGNYRSIGRGDLTAPMYDFGFAQSATVTGMYHSRSILQSGADYIAVYDDVVNDSAEGRFSWFTGKEDEFPAIHQVVPGALPVDADPGLPAKGKYYDGKGDFLTIVTHLPALKVVKQSYGCTVLSGNGDTDLVFRNGSWISYQEKDIRFSGRSGIIKRSAAALFDGKEIAAGGLNIRLTTAGNTGIGFERIKDGFSGTCQSAVSQEVRFYMENAGTFTFYLDGLPVKTRRDADGSFTVHFPDGIHQWQFSASGSVPGKPVILGTVNKSGGCEAEWTKVPGASEYQLQLSKDNGSTWQSVRTVAGLRNGIKIHLRVMAKGAGGWGEPSAAYPVYITEKVPHCPEGLMVERDSTISWGQVLGAGYYRLYRRIKGDTTWQLIYSGKERSFTDKENRVCEYAVTAVNGNGESNRSISCDTDPADFLNWYPDPFGPFRRDTENHENGFPEYNPFTEDKMPVLRYPGK; this is encoded by the coding sequence ATGTTAAAGAGCTGTATTATTTTACCTGTTTTGCTATTGAGCCTGGTGATGCATACGAATGCCATCATCCGGGTTCCTGCGGACTGGAAACAGAAAGGATTTATTATTCAGTTAAAGGATGACCTGCGGCACCCGGATATTTCCTGGCCGGTTACATTGCTGGAATACCAATTAGATTTTGGCACTAACGGACCTGCTGACGGCCATTTTTCAGTGATTGATGAGCGCAGCGGTAAACAAGTGGCGTTCCAGTTAACAGATAGAGGTGAAAAGAACGGGCGGGCTACGTTATTGCTATTATCTGATCTGCCTTCCGGCGGAGAAAGGCGGTTCCGGTTATCAGCGAATGCGGCTGAGTTTTCAGCATCTGTGCACATCAGGCAGGAAAAAGGAAACGTAGTGATGTCCAATGGCCTGCTGCAACTGACGATACCATCTCCGGGCACTATCATTCCGCAACCACCTGTTATCCGTTTCGGGAATATGGCCACAGGTGAGTTGCCTGCTGCTTTCAGTAAAGCAGGGATGCAGGTGAAACAATTGGAGAAAGGGCCTTTGCGGGTAACATACGAAGTAGCATATACTTTTCCCGGTAATAAGCGCTATAAAACGCTGATACGTTTAACTGCCGCCATGGAGTTTGCCGAACTGGAAGAGATCATGAGTGGTTTTTCTGAAAAAGATGCCATGGCCTGGCGGCTGGTATGGAATGGGCTCCGGCCAACAGTACGGTATGCGTCAACCAGGTCATCCGGTACGCAGAGAGAACCCATGGAAGGGTACAGTGAACAGCTCTTTTCCGAAAAGCATCCTTATCAGCGCAGTGATCAGCAAAACGATAGTGCAGGAACATTACCTTTTCGTTTGTCCGTTTATGATAACTGGATGAGCTGGTGGCGTTTGCCAACAGCTGCTTTCTGGAATGAAGAGGCTGGCTCTGTAACGGCAGGGCTGTTTATAAAAGATGCAGAAAAATGGAATGACGGGCAGTATCCGATCGGCGGTTCAAAACCAGGATTGAGTATTTACTACCATTGGAAGAATAATATACTGGATTACAGTTTTCCACTGGTTACAGGCTCACGTTCCACTTCATTGGCAGTTTATCCTCATCAGAAAGACAGTGCATCCCGGTTTGCTTATATTGAGGAACTGCGCCGTTATTATGGCTGGATCTCACTAAATAAAACAAAGGATTGGATACTTGATTATGAAGCACCGGATGGAGTATCTCCTAAATATTTTAAACCGGAACTGGCAGCAGGAAAACTAAGTACCGGCGGGCTTGAGCAAAGCCTGCGGAACATGGTGGGTTCTGTAGCTAAGGGTACAGAACGGAATGGAGGTCCTACACCGGTAGGCTTAAGAGTATGTTATGAATCCCTGGCGCCATCTTTTGATATTAATGGCAATAAGATGGATGCGGCCCAATACAAAAAGCTGAGAGCCTGGTTTTTGTTCATGAGTTACGTATGCATGGATGAAAGCCTTATGCCCATGCGTAACATGTTAAGCGGGCATCCGAACTTCCTGATGGATATTAAAACAGTACCGGCGCTGTGCGCATTTCTTTTCCCTGGTCATCCACAGGCGAAAGAAATGGCAGCGCATTTTGAAAAGGCGCTGCAACTGAATTACAATTTCCATATCCGGCCTGCAGTGCTCCCATGGAATGCAAAAGCAGGGAGGTGGACGGAGAACCTGGCCACTTACACATGGGCGGCTCTACGGCCTGCTTTACGTACCGTGTTCCTGTTACAGCATTATTATGACGGAAAGAACCGGATGCTGCAACCAGGTGTATCCGCGTTGGGCGACTGGCTGTTGCATACACTCACACCTCCTATGCAATTTTCCGGGAACCGCCATACCTATCCGCCACAGGGCGCACATGCACAGGATTTTAAAGAGGGGCCGCCTGACCTGTTACGTGCATTAGCACAACAGCTGGTATATTATGATCCCCTGCTGGCGGAGCATATCTTTTGGGCCACCAGCCATACAGATAAACCCTTTGAAGGAGAGAAGGAAAAAACAGCGGTATGGAAGGAACTCCTGAACGGCGAATGGGCTGCTAACAAAGGTACAGCACCGGACCTTCGTTCTGCTAAATATACAGGGTACGGTATGATCCTGAGAAAAGCAGATATGCAGGTTTGGCTGCAGCAAATAGATAATGGGCCTAACTACCGCTGGGGGCGTGCTGCCGGCGGCGGCAATGGTGTGATCTACTATTATGCCAATGGAAAACGTTACAGTTTTAACGGCCCGGAAGACGTAGGAGACGGACCTTTCGGAGATGTGGAACGGTGCACCAATTTTGGAGTGAAGAAAGCACCAGGATACAGAGAGATGGGTAATTACAGAAGTATTGGGCGCGGAGATCTTACAGCACCCATGTATGACTTCGGTTTTGCGCAATCTGCTACCGTTACGGGCATGTATCATTCCCGCAGCATCCTGCAATCCGGTGCAGATTATATCGCTGTGTATGACGATGTGGTAAATGACAGCGCGGAAGGCCGCTTTTCATGGTTCACCGGGAAAGAGGATGAATTCCCCGCCATTCACCAGGTGGTGCCAGGCGCTTTACCTGTGGATGCGGATCCTGGTCTTCCTGCCAAAGGAAAGTATTATGATGGTAAGGGGGATTTCCTGACCATTGTTACCCATCTGCCTGCTTTAAAAGTAGTGAAGCAATCATATGGATGTACCGTATTGTCCGGCAACGGCGATACAGATCTTGTATTCCGCAACGGCTCATGGATCAGCTACCAGGAAAAAGATATTCGTTTCAGCGGCAGGTCCGGTATTATCAAAAGATCTGCTGCTGCATTATTCGATGGTAAAGAAATAGCCGCGGGAGGATTAAACATCCGGCTTACAACAGCCGGTAATACAGGCATCGGCTTTGAAAGGATAAAGGATGGTTTTTCAGGAACCTGCCAAAGTGCTGTTTCGCAGGAGGTGCGATTTTATATGGAAAATGCCGGTACATTCACTTTCTACCTGGATGGGCTACCGGTGAAAACCCGCAGGGATGCAGACGGATCATTCACCGTTCATTTTCCGGATGGTATACATCAATGGCAATTCTCTGCCAGCGGGTCTGTGCCGGGTAAACCTGTGATATTGGGCACCGTTAATAAAAGCGGCGGTTGTGAAGCTGAATGGACGAAAGTGCCCGGTGCCAGCGAGTATCAATTGCAGCTGAGTAAAGACAATGGCAGTACCTGGCAATCCGTGCGCACTGTGGCCGGCTTAAGGAATGGAATAAAGATACACCTGCGCGTGATGGCAAAGGGTGCAGGAGGCTGGGGAGAACCATCTGCTGCTTACCCGGTATATATCACGGAAAAAGTACCGCATTGCCCTGAGGGTTTAATGGTGGAACGGGATAGTACCATTTCCTGGGGGCAGGTGTTGGGTGCGGGTTATTACAGGTTATACCGGCGAATAAAAGGAGATACAACATGGCAGCTGATATATTCCGGTAAAGAGCGCAGTTTCACTGACAAAGAAAACCGTGTCTGCGAATATGCGGTAACGGCGGTGAATGGTAATGGCGAAAGCAACAGGAGTATTTCCTGCGATACGGACCCTGCTGATTTCCTGAACTGGTATCCGGATCCCTTTGGCCCGTTCAGAAGAGATACAGAAAACCACGAAAACGGATTCCCCGAATATAACCCATTTACAGAAGATAAGATGCCTGTGCTCAGGTATCCAGGAAAATGA
- a CDS encoding glycoside hydrolase family 88/105 protein, translating into MKTLFKFLPALVLTGYASNASGQYKPEPSTEPLTLIKAVADRIIRETPFAFQLVLPAQSADFDFVKHVDLGRTFGLGKPAVAYALSQFESNADTSFIVQVSHNDGLKIWINNAVVYEKNGNRHVNIQPKERDIVLESSFPVKLRKGSNRILVKSETKGEEWIFYLQPKGALIEERIPGCPKLSIENIPFISPEVAKLSNWLVIGPFDGLQKAYGPEKEFSIGKLYTERGKELTWTIPKVEVFGDMIDPKPYWGTYYNWNYHTGGVAWAMAHLAEATGNKKYDDFSKKWTDFMLEKKPFIGYQVNTLNGFRSINHHLFHTPLLDFTAAPALPFIYRLNKHKQFPNRAGYESFVHTIKDYVLKEQIRLPGGNFTRETPRKYTTWVDDMFMGIPFIVQAALGSDDADEKSKLMDDAAQQILAFNQQVFDTSMNLYRHAQYSGSHAKMPYWSRANGWGIWATVEVLQHLPVAHPDRAKIMAYYKKHVDALVKLQNRNSGFWHNVLDRPDSYEEVSGTAIFTMAIAKGINEGWLNRETYLPDVLLGWKAISSSIEADGTVHNICVGTMSSEDVAYYMNRPKIDNDSHGIIGLVFSAIEVDKLLKKKL; encoded by the coding sequence ATGAAAACATTATTTAAATTTTTACCCGCTCTTGTGCTGACGGGCTATGCATCCAATGCATCCGGCCAGTATAAACCAGAGCCATCCACTGAACCCTTAACACTCATTAAAGCAGTAGCAGACAGGATCATCAGGGAAACGCCTTTTGCTTTTCAGTTAGTGCTTCCCGCACAATCGGCGGATTTTGATTTTGTAAAGCATGTAGACCTGGGAAGGACCTTTGGCCTGGGAAAACCCGCCGTAGCTTATGCATTGAGCCAGTTTGAAAGCAACGCCGATACTTCATTCATTGTACAGGTTAGTCATAATGACGGCCTGAAGATCTGGATCAACAACGCAGTGGTGTATGAAAAGAACGGGAACAGGCATGTAAATATCCAGCCAAAAGAAAGGGATATTGTATTGGAATCTTCCTTTCCTGTAAAACTGAGAAAAGGTAGTAACAGGATATTAGTAAAATCGGAAACGAAAGGGGAAGAATGGATCTTTTACCTTCAGCCCAAAGGAGCGTTGATTGAAGAGCGGATACCGGGTTGCCCCAAACTATCCATTGAGAATATCCCATTCATCTCTCCTGAAGTGGCAAAGCTAAGCAACTGGCTGGTGATAGGGCCCTTTGATGGATTGCAAAAAGCATATGGACCTGAAAAAGAATTTTCGATCGGCAAATTATATACGGAACGTGGCAAAGAATTAACATGGACCATCCCCAAAGTAGAAGTCTTTGGGGATATGATAGATCCAAAGCCTTACTGGGGTACTTATTATAACTGGAACTATCACACCGGCGGCGTAGCATGGGCTATGGCTCATCTGGCAGAGGCAACGGGTAATAAGAAATATGATGATTTTTCGAAAAAGTGGACGGATTTTATGTTGGAAAAAAAACCGTTCATCGGTTACCAGGTGAATACACTGAATGGTTTCCGGTCCATCAACCATCACCTTTTCCATACACCACTGCTGGACTTTACCGCGGCGCCGGCCCTACCTTTTATCTATCGTTTAAATAAACATAAACAATTCCCTAATCGTGCAGGGTATGAATCCTTTGTGCATACCATCAAAGATTATGTACTGAAAGAACAGATCCGGTTACCGGGAGGTAATTTCACACGTGAAACGCCCCGGAAATATACTACCTGGGTGGATGATATGTTCATGGGCATCCCTTTTATTGTACAGGCGGCACTAGGTTCGGATGATGCTGATGAGAAGAGTAAGCTAATGGATGATGCGGCGCAGCAGATACTGGCCTTCAATCAACAGGTATTCGATACCAGCATGAACCTGTACCGCCATGCGCAGTATTCAGGCAGCCATGCAAAGATGCCTTACTGGTCGAGAGCGAACGGATGGGGGATATGGGCTACTGTGGAAGTATTGCAGCATCTGCCTGTTGCACATCCTGACAGAGCTAAGATCATGGCATATTATAAAAAACATGTTGATGCCCTGGTTAAACTGCAAAACAGGAATAGCGGATTCTGGCATAATGTATTGGACCGGCCTGACAGTTATGAGGAAGTATCCGGTACAGCCATATTCACGATGGCTATTGCCAAAGGTATTAATGAGGGTTGGCTGAACAGGGAAACTTACCTGCCGGATGTGCTGCTGGGATGGAAAGCGATTTCTTCTTCGATTGAAGCAGACGGAACAGTGCATAACATTTGTGTAGGTACCATGAGTAGTGAGGATGTAGCGTATTACATGAACAGGCCCAAAATAGATAATGATTCGCATGGCATTATCGGCCTGGTTTTCTCGGCGATAGAAGTAGATAAACTGTTGAAGAAAAAGCTATAA
- a CDS encoding glycoside hydrolase family 28 protein produces the protein MRAITLCLLLLACLRINAKDVNITSHGAVGDGQKPNTEAIQKAIDECHNSGGGKVIFPKGTFLSGTIVLKDKVTLHFEQDAVLLGSTDVNDYKNMDPFTDGLGIDVGWALLVAVDAKNIGIEGNGTIDGQGVKLKEQQIRTDTRSESLRWGRRPFLVRIVRCEGVNVKDITLKYSAAWTSHYFQCRKVNIEKVKIVSHGVPHNDGIDIDGCQDVRISDCDIQSGDDALCFKTTSSKMGCNNIVVTRMRLKSGHGAIKMGTESMAPFENIKISDCYIYDTNNGGIKLLTVDGAHLRNVDISDIKMVNVKTPMLFRLGSRLSVFRKGKDTQQQTGTMENVTVRNVIAQAAANAQLMPPSGILITGVPGHYITGLTLENIKIDLAGGGTAENARQVVPEAIDKYPEVKTFGPLVPAYGIWARHVKGLKLKNIQFNLNSNDLRPAFVCEDGKDVTLNDWNIPATEGAEAIIRLENVNKANISGVKAKGTAQNFVKIEGAESKDVKLTKNEPPGTAKL, from the coding sequence ATGAGAGCTATAACGCTTTGCCTGTTGCTATTGGCATGCCTGCGCATTAATGCCAAAGATGTAAACATTACCTCCCACGGCGCTGTAGGCGATGGGCAGAAACCGAATACCGAAGCCATTCAGAAAGCTATTGACGAATGCCATAACAGTGGCGGCGGCAAAGTGATCTTCCCCAAAGGCACCTTCCTTTCCGGCACTATCGTACTGAAAGATAAAGTCACCCTGCATTTTGAACAGGATGCCGTTCTGCTGGGCAGCACGGATGTTAACGATTATAAGAATATGGACCCCTTCACGGATGGCCTCGGCATTGATGTGGGATGGGCTTTATTGGTAGCCGTAGATGCAAAGAACATCGGCATTGAAGGCAACGGCACCATAGACGGGCAGGGCGTTAAACTAAAAGAACAACAGATCCGCACGGATACGCGTTCAGAATCCCTCCGCTGGGGGCGCCGTCCATTCCTGGTACGTATTGTAAGATGCGAAGGTGTGAACGTAAAAGATATCACCCTCAAATACTCCGCCGCATGGACCTCCCACTACTTCCAATGCAGAAAAGTAAATATAGAGAAGGTGAAGATCGTAAGCCATGGCGTTCCGCATAATGATGGTATAGATATCGATGGCTGCCAGGATGTACGCATCAGCGATTGCGACATTCAAAGCGGAGATGATGCGCTTTGTTTCAAAACCACTTCCAGCAAAATGGGTTGCAATAACATTGTTGTTACCCGCATGCGTTTAAAAAGCGGCCATGGTGCTATTAAAATGGGCACTGAATCCATGGCCCCTTTCGAAAACATTAAGATCTCCGACTGTTACATCTACGATACCAACAACGGCGGCATCAAACTGTTGACAGTTGATGGTGCACATCTCCGGAATGTAGACATCTCCGACATCAAAATGGTGAATGTGAAAACGCCCATGCTCTTCCGCCTTGGCTCAAGGCTCAGCGTGTTCCGCAAAGGCAAAGACACACAGCAGCAAACCGGCACCATGGAAAATGTAACCGTAAGGAATGTGATTGCCCAGGCAGCTGCGAACGCACAACTGATGCCACCCTCCGGCATTCTCATTACAGGCGTACCCGGCCATTATATCACCGGTCTCACCCTGGAAAATATCAAGATTGACCTCGCCGGTGGCGGCACAGCAGAAAATGCCCGCCAGGTAGTACCGGAAGCCATCGATAAATATCCCGAAGTGAAAACCTTTGGTCCATTAGTACCAGCATACGGCATCTGGGCCAGGCACGTGAAAGGTTTAAAACTGAAGAACATTCAATTCAACCTGAACAGTAATGACCTCCGCCCTGCTTTTGTTTGTGAAGACGGGAAGGACGTAACGCTCAATGACTGGAATATCCCTGCAACGGAAGGCGCAGAAGCCATTATAAGGCTGGAGAATGTAAACAAGGCCAATATTAGTGGCGTAAAAGCAAAAGGAACCGCACAAAATTTTGTAAAAATAGAAGGAGCAGAAAGTAAGGATGTGAAGTTAACAAAGAATGAACCACCAGGTACTGCTAAATTATAA
- a CDS encoding SDR family oxidoreductase, with amino-acid sequence MTFKDRTVFITGASRGIGEAIALKLAAEGANIVIAAKSVEEDPRLGGTIFSVAEAVEKAGGKALPVQVDIRDEANIQQAVQQAVDKFGGIDILINNASAIQLTNTEQTPAKRFDLMYDINVRGTFLVTRHCIPWLKKGNNPHILTLSPPINLAPQWLGPHVAYTISKYNMSMLVLGWAEELKPYGIAANSLWPATTIATAAVRNLLGGEALISRSRKPDIIADAVYYILSRSSAVCTGNNFIDEDVLKDEGITDLEKYAVTPGGPLHPDLFL; translated from the coding sequence ATGACTTTCAAGGACCGTACTGTTTTCATTACCGGCGCCAGCAGAGGCATCGGAGAAGCGATTGCCCTCAAACTGGCTGCTGAAGGCGCTAACATCGTTATTGCCGCAAAGAGTGTGGAAGAAGACCCACGTCTTGGCGGCACTATTTTTTCCGTAGCAGAAGCCGTGGAAAAAGCAGGTGGCAAAGCACTGCCCGTACAGGTGGATATCCGGGACGAAGCCAATATTCAACAGGCCGTTCAGCAGGCCGTGGACAAATTCGGCGGAATAGATATCCTCATCAATAATGCGTCCGCTATACAACTGACGAATACAGAACAAACGCCCGCCAAACGGTTCGACCTGATGTATGATATCAATGTGCGGGGCACTTTTCTTGTTACCCGGCATTGCATCCCCTGGCTGAAAAAAGGCAACAATCCGCATATACTCACCTTATCCCCTCCCATCAATCTGGCACCGCAATGGCTGGGCCCGCATGTGGCTTATACCATCAGCAAATACAATATGAGTATGCTCGTATTAGGATGGGCGGAAGAATTAAAACCTTATGGTATTGCCGCCAATTCTCTCTGGCCAGCTACTACTATTGCCACTGCCGCGGTAAGGAATCTCCTGGGAGGCGAAGCACTTATCAGCAGAAGCCGCAAACCGGATATTATCGCAGACGCGGTATACTACATCCTGAGCAGGTCTTCCGCTGTTTGCACCGGCAATAATTTTATTGATGAAGATGTATTAAAGGACGAAGGGATCACCGACCTGGAAAAATACGCCGTTACTCCCGGCGGGCCATTACATCCGGACCTGTTTTTGTAA
- a CDS encoding c-type cytochrome yields the protein MIKKILKWTAIIVLTPIAIILLLTPFRQKLKYDAPFPDIKASKDSAVIAHGKHLVFGPAHCMDCHSTANNDSLLNLGQDIPLSGGVVFKLPVGDIYSKNITPDEETGIGKYSDEAIARILRYGVHADGRAVYEFMSFHDASDEDLTAIISYLRSRPPVKNEVPKHNLNFMGNLIQAYMIKPNGPHGEVPKSVVRDSSAEYGKYLAHNIANCNGCHTARDLAGNFIGESFAGGTPMEERLGTFFPPNITPDSSSRIFNWSEENFIARFRLGRIVEGSPMPWSAYKGMSDTELKAVYNYLQTLKPVRNVIASTFTPKEVK from the coding sequence ATGATCAAAAAAATCCTCAAATGGACGGCGATAATAGTATTAACACCCATCGCAATTATCCTGCTGCTGACCCCTTTCCGGCAAAAACTGAAATACGATGCTCCCTTTCCGGATATCAAAGCCTCGAAAGACAGTGCAGTGATCGCTCATGGGAAACACCTGGTATTCGGTCCCGCCCACTGTATGGACTGCCACAGTACCGCCAACAACGATTCCCTGCTGAACCTTGGCCAGGACATTCCTTTATCCGGCGGTGTAGTATTCAAACTGCCTGTGGGGGATATTTATTCCAAAAACATCACCCCGGACGAAGAAACAGGGATCGGTAAATACTCTGATGAAGCCATTGCACGTATCCTACGGTATGGCGTACACGCAGACGGGCGCGCGGTGTACGAATTCATGTCCTTCCACGATGCCAGTGATGAAGACCTCACCGCCATCATCTCTTACCTCCGCTCCCGCCCTCCTGTTAAAAATGAGGTACCAAAACATAACCTAAACTTTATGGGCAATCTCATCCAGGCTTATATGATCAAACCCAACGGGCCACATGGAGAAGTTCCCAAATCCGTTGTGCGGGACAGTTCTGCTGAATATGGAAAATACCTTGCCCACAATATCGCCAACTGTAATGGCTGCCACACGGCCAGAGACCTGGCAGGTAACTTTATCGGGGAATCTTTTGCAGGCGGTACACCCATGGAAGAACGCCTGGGCACTTTCTTCCCGCCAAACATCACCCCGGATTCCAGCAGCCGCATCTTCAACTGGAGTGAGGAAAACTTTATCGCCCGCTTTCGTTTAGGCAGGATCGTTGAAGGCTCCCCTATGCCCTGGAGTGCTTACAAGGGAATGTCTGACACTGAACTGAAAGCTGTTTATAATTATCTGCAAACACTTAAACCGGTGCGCAACGTCATTGCCAGCACCTTTACCCCCAAAGAAGTAAAATGA
- a CDS encoding SDR family oxidoreductase: MNRLNNKVALITGSARGLGKAIAERYAALGADIVINYSKDKSSADEVVSNITAMGARVIAVQADVSKVADLQRLFAEAIAAFGKIDIVVANAGIEMVEVPVTEFTEEQFDKVFSINTKGSYFTMQQAAKHVADNGRIIYIASSTTSFPVPGMAVYGGSKTTPRYLVDILSKEIGHRGVTVNSIIPFAVDHSGIFADPKAYPELRKQLLDSCPMGRLAEVEDVANLAEFFASDLSSFVSGQHLLVNGGATN, from the coding sequence ATGAACAGGTTAAACAACAAAGTAGCCCTGATCACAGGATCAGCAAGGGGCTTAGGGAAAGCTATTGCCGAACGTTACGCAGCTCTCGGCGCAGATATCGTGATCAATTATTCTAAAGACAAATCTTCTGCCGATGAAGTAGTCAGCAATATCACCGCCATGGGCGCAAGGGTCATAGCCGTACAGGCAGATGTAAGTAAAGTGGCAGACCTGCAAAGATTATTCGCAGAAGCCATCGCTGCCTTTGGAAAGATAGATATCGTGGTAGCGAACGCAGGGATTGAAATGGTGGAAGTACCCGTAACAGAATTCACAGAAGAACAATTCGACAAAGTGTTTTCCATTAATACCAAAGGTTCTTACTTCACCATGCAGCAGGCCGCAAAACATGTAGCTGATAATGGAAGGATCATTTACATCGCGTCCAGTACGACCTCCTTCCCTGTTCCCGGTATGGCAGTATATGGCGGCAGCAAAACCACCCCGAGATATTTAGTGGACATCCTTTCCAAAGAAATAGGCCACAGAGGTGTAACCGTGAATTCTATCATTCCTTTTGCAGTAGATCACTCCGGCATCTTTGCAGATCCCAAAGCATACCCTGAATTAAGGAAACAATTGCTGGATAGCTGCCCTATGGGAAGGCTGGCTGAAGTAGAAGATGTGGCGAACCTGGCGGAGTTCTTTGCCAGTGATCTGTCCTCTTTCGTTTCAGGACAGCACTTGTTAGTCAATGGCGGCGCGACTAATTAA
- a CDS encoding SDR family oxidoreductase → MSTLTGKVIIVTGSSRGIGATIAHKLANAGASVVVNYAGGKDAAEQVVNGIKQQGGNAIAIQADVSNAAQVKALFDATIAEYGKVDVLVNNAGIMITKLIKDTTDEEFTRQFDINVRGTFNTMREAATRLADKGSIINFSTSVLRIMLPGYGTYVATKAAVEQLTRVFAKEAGSRGINVNSISPGPTNTELFTNGKSQEVIARLASLSAFNRIGEPDDIAGLVLFLASDDAKWISAQNIGVNGGMA, encoded by the coding sequence ATGAGCACGCTAACAGGAAAAGTAATCATCGTAACAGGTTCCTCAAGAGGTATCGGTGCTACCATTGCACATAAACTGGCTAATGCAGGCGCCAGTGTAGTGGTCAACTACGCAGGTGGCAAAGATGCCGCCGAACAGGTAGTGAACGGCATCAAACAACAGGGCGGAAATGCTATCGCCATCCAGGCAGATGTAAGTAACGCTGCACAGGTGAAAGCACTCTTTGATGCCACCATTGCTGAATATGGCAAAGTAGATGTACTGGTGAATAATGCCGGCATCATGATCACCAAACTGATAAAAGATACAACAGACGAAGAGTTCACACGCCAGTTCGACATCAATGTAAGAGGCACTTTCAACACCATGCGTGAAGCTGCTACCCGCCTGGCAGACAAAGGAAGCATCATCAACTTCTCCACTTCCGTTCTCCGTATTATGCTGCCCGGCTATGGTACTTATGTAGCTACCAAAGCAGCCGTAGAACAACTCACCAGGGTATTTGCAAAAGAAGCAGGCAGCAGGGGCATCAATGTAAACTCCATCTCTCCTGGCCCTACCAATACAGAGCTTTTCACTAACGGTAAATCCCAGGAAGTGATAGCCCGCCTCGCATCTCTCTCCGCTTTCAACCGCATTGGCGAACCGGATGATATTGCCGGCCTCGTTCTCTTCCTCGCCAGCGATGACGCCAAATGGATCAGCGCACAAAATATTGGCGTAAACGGCGGTATGGCATAA